Within Stella humosa, the genomic segment GTTGAAGAGCGTGGTCTTGCCGGCGCCGTTGGGGCCGAGCAGGCCGAACACCTGCCCGCGGGCCACGCGGAAACTGACGTCGTTGACCGCGACCAGCCCGCCGAAGCGGATGCCGAGCCCCTCGACTTCCAGGATATCGTCGCTTGTCGTCATGATGCCGCCGCAGCAAGGCAGGAAGCGGGCCATCCCGGGCCGGCCGTCGGCCCGGGATGGATGCAGGCGATGACGGCGGCCGTTACTGCGGCTTGTAGTCGGACGTGGCGACCGACGACGGCCAGATGGCGCGCTGCGTGCCGCCCTGGATCTGGGCGGCCGGCACGGCGAAGTAGTCCGCGCCCACCTTGGGCGAGTGGTTATCGAGGTTGAAGACCCAGCGGCCCAGCGTGCACTTGAAGTCGGTCGCGGCGAAGGCCTCGTTCATCTTCTTCACCTCGGTCGACGCGGCGCGCTTGATGACGTCGAACAGAACGGCGCCGTTGCAATAGCCGAAGGCATGGTCGCCCGACGGCTCGAGGCCAAGGAAGGGCTTCATCTTGTCCGACAGCGACTTGTGTTCCTTGTTGTTCTCCGGGTCGAACAGCAGCGGCGAATAGACGATGTTCTCGCCGGCCGGACCGGCACCGGTGATGAACTCGCGCAGCGTCGGGTAGAAGATGGCGAAGTGGAAGGGCTTCACGCCCTGTTCCTTCATCTGCTTCACCAGGGCCGCGCCGGCATTGGGCGAGGTGAAGATGCTGATCAGCACGTCGGGCGGGGCCGCGCGCAGCTTGGAGAGCTGGGGGAAGAAGTCGGCATTGCCGATCGGCACCAGCTCCTGGCCGGTCATCTTCCAGCCCGCCGGCTCGAAAAGCTTTCGCATGAACTCGATGTTCGACTTGGAATAGTCGGTCTCTTCGGCGA encodes:
- a CDS encoding ABC transporter substrate-binding protein, whose amino-acid sequence is MRLIASIAAAAALLSMGAAAPALAQNTVKIGAIGPLSGPAAASGIAMRKSWEFAAKEVNDAGGLTVDGKSKKIELIFEDSQSRPEIGVSAAQKLLTRDNVDILVGELFHSHVTLAIMELAPAFPKIFFTGQPVSQEIAKKIASDPKKYGNYWKFSFNSDAYADTTFQTTEWLIKDGKVKAPNKTFGFIAEETDYSKSNIEFMRKLFEPAGWKMTGQELVPIGNADFFPQLSKLRAAPPDVLISIFTSPNAGAALVKQMKEQGVKPFHFAIFYPTLREFITGAGPAGENIVYSPLLFDPENNKEHKSLSDKMKPFLGLEPSGDHAFGYCNGAVLFDVIKRAASTEVKKMNEAFAATDFKCTLGRWVFNLDNHSPKVGADYFAVPAAQIQGGTQRAIWPSSVATSDYKPQ